From one Malus sylvestris chromosome 1, drMalSylv7.2, whole genome shotgun sequence genomic stretch:
- the LOC126585385 gene encoding uncharacterized protein LOC126585385 has product MKCKSASGVLCDRRRSLKLKGKFYRTAIRPAMLYDTECWAVKHQHVHKMGVAEIRMLRGMCGHTRKEKIVNEDIRGKVGVAEVEGKMRENRLRWFGHVQRRPTDAPVRRCDYETEVRGRRGRGRPRKTLEETLRKDLEYLDLTEDMTQNRAQWRSRIHIADPT; this is encoded by the coding sequence atgaagtgtaagagtgcatccggcgtgttgtgtgatcgtcgtaggtcactgaagctcaagggaaaattttataggacggcaataaggccagcgatgttgtatgacacagaatgttgggcggtgaagcatcaacacgtacacaaaatgggtgtagcggagataaggatgcttcgtgggatgtgtgggcacacgagaaaggagaagattgtgaatgaggatatccgaggtaaagtaggagtagccgaagttgaaggaaagatgagagaaaatcggttacggtggtttggacatgtgcaaagaaggcctactgacgctccggttcgaagatgtgactacgaaacagaggttcggggccgaaggggtagaggaagacctaggaaaactttggaagagaccctaagaaaagacttagagtacttggatctaacggaagacatgacacaaaatcgagcgcaatggcgttctaggattcatatagccgaccccacttag